The following are from one region of the Actinoplanes sp. L3-i22 genome:
- a CDS encoding ROK family protein: protein MSTDVVAAVDIGGTKIAAGLVDDTGRVRHQIQVATPAGPAAIVEVVAELVTGLRSRAVVRAVGVGAPGVIDPAAGVVRSATDILPGWAGTPIRELLAARLGLPVAVINDVGAAAVGAARGPELRGYPEILHVSVGTGIGGALIRNGQLVSGPHAVAGAVAHLLVPVAGVIPCGCGRFDHLEAVAAGPAIAAAIAKETGSAPLPLTGAIRVPGAEAVIAAAARLLGRTLAGLVCAVDVDAVALGGGVVHGVPGFAGLVRDALHAEALAPLRTLPVLVPGAGADAPLLGAAHLARQTVAGADARHLARQTGVHP, encoded by the coding sequence CGTCCGGCACCAGATCCAGGTCGCCACGCCGGCCGGGCCGGCCGCCATCGTCGAGGTCGTCGCCGAGCTGGTCACCGGGCTGCGCTCGCGGGCCGTCGTGCGGGCCGTCGGGGTCGGCGCGCCGGGCGTGATCGACCCGGCCGCCGGGGTGGTCCGGTCGGCCACCGACATCCTGCCCGGCTGGGCCGGCACTCCGATCCGGGAGCTGCTCGCGGCCCGGCTCGGGCTGCCGGTCGCGGTGATCAACGACGTCGGGGCCGCCGCGGTCGGCGCCGCCCGCGGTCCCGAACTGCGCGGCTACCCGGAGATCCTGCACGTCTCGGTCGGCACCGGGATCGGGGGAGCGCTGATCCGGAACGGACAGTTGGTCTCCGGTCCGCACGCGGTTGCCGGCGCGGTCGCGCACCTGCTGGTGCCGGTAGCCGGGGTGATCCCGTGCGGCTGCGGGCGCTTCGACCACCTGGAGGCGGTGGCCGCCGGACCGGCGATCGCCGCCGCCATCGCCAAGGAGACCGGTAGCGCCCCGCTGCCGTTGACCGGGGCGATCCGGGTTCCCGGGGCCGAGGCGGTGATCGCCGCGGCGGCGCGCCTGCTCGGTCGTACCCTCGCGGGTCTGGTCTGCGCTGTTGACGTTGACGCGGTCGCCCTGGGCGGTGGCGTCGTGCACGGCGTCCCCGGATTCGCCGGCCTCGTCCGGGACGCCTTGCATGCCGAGGCGCTCGCTCCGCTGCGCACCCTGCCGGTGCTGGTGCCCGGCGCCGGGGCGGACGCGCCGCTGCTGGGCGCCGCCCACCTCGCCCGACAGACCGTCGCCGGGGCGGACGCGCGCCACCTCGCCCGACAGACCGGAGTGCACCCGTGA
- a CDS encoding N-acetylmannosamine-6-phosphate 2-epimerase, which translates to MTVLGKLIVSCQAGPGHPLRDTPTIVRMAQAAVLGGARAIRCGGAGGLDDVRAVAAAVDVPVIGLTKRGREGVFITPTVADALAVLRAGATIVAADGTTRPRPDGALFVRTVEAVHAEGGLVMADVSTEAEGLAAAEAGADLIATTLSGYTPASPVRSGPDLDLVAALARALPSAVVVAEGRYHQPAQVRAALAAGASSVVVGTAITDPAWITGRFAAGLEVPSA; encoded by the coding sequence GTGACCGTCCTCGGCAAGCTGATCGTTTCCTGCCAGGCCGGGCCGGGCCATCCGCTGCGCGACACCCCGACCATCGTCCGGATGGCCCAGGCGGCCGTCCTCGGCGGGGCCCGCGCGATCCGGTGCGGGGGAGCGGGCGGGCTCGACGACGTGCGGGCGGTCGCCGCCGCCGTCGACGTCCCGGTCATCGGGCTCACCAAGCGGGGGCGCGAGGGGGTCTTCATCACCCCGACCGTCGCGGACGCCCTCGCCGTGCTCCGGGCCGGCGCCACGATCGTCGCCGCCGACGGCACGACCCGTCCCCGGCCGGACGGGGCGCTCTTCGTCCGTACCGTCGAAGCAGTGCACGCCGAAGGCGGTCTGGTGATGGCCGATGTCTCCACCGAGGCCGAAGGCCTCGCCGCGGCCGAGGCCGGCGCCGATCTGATCGCGACGACGCTCTCCGGCTACACCCCGGCGAGCCCGGTCCGGTCCGGGCCGGACCTGGATCTGGTCGCGGCGCTCGCCCGGGCGCTGCCGTCGGCGGTGGTCGTCGCGGAGGGCCGCTACCACCAGCCGGCGCAGGTCCGCGCCGCGCTCGCCGCCGGCGCGTCCTCGGTGGTGGTCGGCACCGCCATCACCGATCCGGCCTGGATCACCGGGCGGTTCGCCGCCGGCCTGGAAGTACCATCGGCGTGA
- a CDS encoding DUF3500 domain-containing protein produces the protein MQSKVMSGVLVVTLLAAGGCGSDDTTDSAAPGASSAAQGRGPGGPGGGGMGNMQTFTAVNLNTDGDSPGGANTAEVVTAAKAFLATLDATTLDKVSFDFTDNQSRQTWSNYPATTVARKGVALKDLTEAQRTAALAMLKVALSDDGYQQVLNIQKSDDYLNSLGGQGADGFGSLVDYFVAVYGTPSATDPFMIQFGGHHLARNLTYNGTKVSQTPQFVGSEPTSFQVDGKTVAPVEPESDSMFAMVAALSADQKTAAKLTSGTYDDLLMGPTHDDGTFPASEGLAVSGLSAAQKKLVTAAMTAYVADLPADAAAKSLAKYQSELDSTKIAWANNTGPSDESSYIRIDGPSVWIEFINTRSMSTPNIHYHSVYRDKTNDYGSTKPS, from the coding sequence ATGCAGTCCAAAGTGATGTCCGGCGTCCTGGTGGTGACCCTGCTCGCCGCCGGTGGCTGCGGCAGCGACGACACCACCGACTCGGCCGCGCCCGGCGCGAGCAGCGCCGCGCAGGGCCGCGGCCCGGGCGGTCCCGGCGGTGGTGGCATGGGGAACATGCAGACGTTCACCGCGGTGAACCTGAACACCGACGGCGACAGCCCGGGCGGCGCGAACACCGCCGAGGTGGTCACCGCGGCGAAGGCGTTCCTGGCCACGCTGGACGCGACCACCCTGGACAAGGTCAGCTTCGACTTCACCGACAACCAGTCGCGCCAGACCTGGTCGAACTATCCGGCCACCACGGTGGCCCGCAAGGGCGTCGCGCTCAAGGATCTGACCGAGGCGCAGCGGACCGCGGCCCTCGCGATGCTCAAGGTGGCGCTCAGCGACGACGGCTACCAGCAGGTGCTGAACATCCAGAAGTCCGACGACTACCTGAACAGCCTCGGCGGGCAGGGCGCGGACGGCTTCGGCAGCCTGGTCGACTACTTCGTGGCGGTCTACGGCACCCCGTCGGCCACCGACCCGTTCATGATCCAGTTCGGTGGGCACCACCTGGCCCGCAACCTCACCTACAACGGGACGAAGGTCAGCCAGACGCCGCAGTTCGTCGGCTCCGAGCCGACCTCGTTCCAGGTCGACGGCAAGACCGTGGCGCCGGTCGAGCCGGAGTCCGACTCGATGTTCGCGATGGTCGCGGCGCTCAGCGCCGACCAGAAGACCGCCGCCAAGCTCACCTCGGGCACCTACGACGACCTGCTGATGGGCCCGACCCACGACGACGGCACGTTCCCGGCGTCCGAGGGGCTGGCCGTCTCCGGGCTCAGCGCCGCGCAGAAGAAGCTGGTCACGGCGGCGATGACGGCCTACGTCGCGGACCTGCCGGCCGACGCGGCGGCCAAGTCGCTGGCCAAGTACCAGTCCGAACTGGACTCCACCAAGATCGCCTGGGCGAACAACACCGGGCCCAGCGACGAGAGCAGCTACATCCGGATCGACGGGCCCAGCGTCTGGATCGAGTTCATCAACACCCGCAGCATGAGCACGCCGAACATCCACTACCACTCGGTCTACCGGGACAAGACCAACGACTACGGCAGCACGAAACCGTCATGA
- a CDS encoding HupE/UreJ family protein produces the protein MRFGRLIACVVLAYAIVAAVAPDGAAAHPLSTTAVLLKPGTHAVTGTVQLPIDRLEVALDEPLSAATVTQPDKLQELTTYVESHVTAAGNAGAWTVALAGGRVENVDAVDHLVLDLTLTPPDGVVGDFRLSYDAILHRIVSHQVFVAVEQPGADSYTSLGVLDWRRHVITVPVAGATRQDGFLASVRLGVRHIGEGADHLLFLIMLLLPAPLLARRGRWVRGGDLRRNGVRVVHVVTAFAIGHSITLALGALGYVAVPTRVVESLIALSILVSGVHAIRPLVPGGEAWIAAGFGLMHGLAFAALIGDLGLGRGSLVADLLGFNLGIELTQLIVVALLMPSLLVLSRTRFYPVVRTALAGAGIVLAAAWLAERTTLIAANPIDPVTDALVAHPFAVAVALAALAAAGWTASGAEFRSGSRRSPVAARR, from the coding sequence ATGAGGTTCGGCCGGTTGATCGCGTGCGTCGTGCTGGCGTACGCGATCGTCGCGGCGGTCGCCCCCGACGGCGCCGCCGCGCATCCGCTCAGCACCACGGCGGTGCTGCTGAAACCCGGGACGCACGCGGTGACCGGAACGGTTCAGCTGCCGATCGACCGGCTGGAGGTCGCGCTGGACGAGCCGCTCAGCGCGGCGACGGTGACCCAACCGGACAAACTTCAGGAGCTCACGACGTACGTCGAAAGCCATGTCACCGCCGCGGGAAACGCCGGAGCCTGGACCGTCGCCCTGGCCGGAGGCCGGGTGGAGAACGTCGACGCGGTCGACCACCTGGTCCTCGACCTGACCCTGACCCCGCCGGACGGCGTGGTCGGCGACTTCCGGTTGAGCTACGACGCGATCCTCCACAGGATCGTCAGTCATCAGGTCTTCGTCGCGGTCGAACAGCCCGGCGCGGACAGCTACACCAGCCTCGGCGTGCTCGACTGGCGCCGGCACGTGATCACCGTGCCGGTCGCCGGCGCGACCCGGCAGGACGGGTTCCTGGCGTCGGTGCGGCTCGGCGTCCGGCACATCGGCGAGGGCGCCGACCACCTGCTCTTCCTGATCATGCTGCTGCTCCCGGCGCCGTTGCTGGCCCGCCGCGGCCGCTGGGTGCGCGGCGGCGACCTGCGCCGCAACGGCGTACGGGTGGTGCACGTGGTCACCGCGTTCGCGATCGGTCACTCGATCACCCTGGCGCTCGGGGCGCTCGGCTACGTGGCGGTGCCGACCCGGGTGGTGGAGAGCCTGATCGCGCTCTCGATCCTGGTCTCCGGCGTGCACGCGATCCGGCCGCTGGTCCCGGGCGGGGAGGCGTGGATCGCGGCCGGCTTCGGGCTGATGCACGGGCTGGCGTTCGCCGCGCTGATCGGCGACCTCGGACTGGGCCGGGGATCGCTGGTGGCCGACCTGCTCGGCTTCAACCTGGGCATCGAGCTCACCCAGCTGATCGTGGTGGCGCTGCTGATGCCGTCGCTGCTGGTGCTCAGCCGGACCCGGTTCTACCCGGTGGTCCGTACCGCGCTGGCCGGCGCGGGGATCGTGCTGGCCGCGGCCTGGCTGGCCGAGCGCACCACGCTGATCGCCGCGAACCCGATCGACCCGGTGACCGACGCGCTCGTGGCCCACCCGTTCGCGGTCGCGGTGGCCCTGGCCGCGCTGGCCGCGGCCGGCTGGACGGCGTCCGGGGCGGAGTTCAGATCCGGAAGCCGCCGATCACCTGTTGCAGCTCGGCGCTGA
- a CDS encoding methyl-accepting chemotaxis protein, whose protein sequence is MSTGVRPARAQITVPRNAIAGRLSDYRVGTKIFVSVLTVAAAALAIGILGIVRVNGMRDDIKEMKSTHVDALVQLSKLRGATGDGWQNTFGWLAVPAAQKAASRTLVADADEAFTTALAAYQQLARGSADRTAAAQQVDEAATYFQNLRNVVLFREAPASGFEVPAADQITTAWTNTQTKLKDAIAQLQQTEDAEAAAMATDAENSAGSARDQMLIYMAIALVLAVGLGAFVCRVIVRQLGSVSTSLGAVARGDLTVPAEVQVRDELGAMAVAVNTARDSLREMVGRLTTSTRVLGQSTQRLTGATERIGSSARDAAAQADTVAAAAGTVSINVQTVAAGSEEMGVSIREIAESANEAARVAAEAVTVAETTNATVSKLGASSTEIGNVVKTITAIAEQTNLLALNATIEAARAGEMGKGFAVVASEVKDLAQETARATDDISKRVEAIQTDTTNAVAAIGEISQIIARINDYQLTIASAVEEQTATTGEMSRSVGDAAQGSSEIAGTITGVASAAQTTTESLAEATTTVQELAGISAELQQVIGGFRI, encoded by the coding sequence ATGAGCACTGGTGTCCGGCCGGCCAGGGCGCAGATCACCGTGCCGCGGAACGCGATCGCCGGCCGGCTCTCCGACTACCGGGTCGGCACCAAGATCTTCGTGTCGGTGCTGACCGTCGCGGCCGCCGCGCTCGCGATCGGGATCCTGGGCATCGTCCGGGTCAACGGGATGCGCGACGACATCAAGGAGATGAAGTCCACGCACGTCGACGCGCTGGTGCAGTTGAGCAAGCTGCGTGGCGCGACCGGCGACGGCTGGCAGAACACGTTCGGCTGGCTGGCCGTCCCGGCAGCGCAGAAGGCCGCCTCCCGGACCCTGGTCGCGGACGCCGACGAGGCGTTCACCACGGCGCTCGCCGCCTACCAGCAGCTGGCTCGCGGCTCCGCCGACCGGACCGCGGCCGCGCAGCAGGTCGACGAGGCCGCCACGTACTTCCAGAACCTGCGGAACGTGGTGCTGTTCCGGGAGGCGCCGGCGTCCGGCTTCGAGGTGCCGGCCGCCGATCAGATCACGACCGCCTGGACCAATACGCAGACCAAGCTCAAGGACGCGATCGCGCAGCTGCAGCAGACCGAGGACGCCGAGGCCGCCGCGATGGCGACCGACGCGGAGAACTCGGCCGGCAGCGCCCGCGACCAGATGCTGATCTACATGGCGATCGCCCTGGTGCTGGCGGTCGGTCTCGGCGCGTTCGTCTGCCGGGTGATCGTGCGCCAGCTCGGCAGCGTCTCCACCTCGCTGGGCGCGGTCGCCCGCGGCGACCTCACCGTCCCGGCCGAGGTGCAGGTCCGCGACGAGCTGGGCGCGATGGCGGTCGCGGTCAACACCGCCCGGGACAGCCTGCGCGAGATGGTCGGCCGGCTCACCACCAGCACCCGGGTGCTCGGGCAGAGCACCCAGCGGCTGACCGGCGCGACCGAGCGGATCGGCTCGTCGGCGCGGGACGCCGCGGCCCAGGCCGACACGGTCGCCGCCGCGGCCGGCACGGTGTCGATCAACGTGCAGACGGTCGCCGCCGGCAGCGAGGAGATGGGCGTCTCGATCCGGGAGATCGCCGAGAGCGCGAACGAGGCCGCCCGGGTCGCCGCCGAGGCGGTGACCGTCGCGGAGACCACCAACGCGACCGTGTCGAAGCTGGGCGCGTCCAGCACCGAGATCGGCAACGTGGTGAAGACGATCACCGCGATCGCCGAGCAGACGAACCTGCTCGCGCTGAACGCCACCATCGAGGCGGCCCGGGCCGGCGAGATGGGCAAGGGGTTCGCCGTGGTCGCCAGCGAGGTCAAGGACCTCGCCCAGGAGACCGCCCGGGCCACCGACGACATCTCCAAGCGGGTCGAGGCGATCCAGACCGACACCACCAACGCGGTCGCCGCGATCGGCGAGATCTCCCAGATCATCGCCCGGATCAACGACTACCAGCTGACCATCGCCTCGGCGGTCGAGGAGCAGACCGCGACCACCGGCGAGATGAGCCGCAGCGTCGGCGACGCGGCGCAGGGCAGCAGCGAGATCGCCGGGACGATCACCGGGGTGGCCAGCGCGGCGCAGACCACGACGGAGTCGCTGGCCGAGGCCACCACCACGGTGCAGGAACTGGCCGGGATCAGCGCCGAGCTGCAACAGGTGATCGGCGGCTTCCGGATCTGA
- a CDS encoding carbohydrate ABC transporter permease, which translates to MVSIASPRPRPRSRSDHTWGNPIVYLAALLLVGIMLGPVVYIIVGGFRTNSQITVDPAGLPHPWVIGNYTDVLTSSSFWRQVGNSTVVAGATTIGVVALGVMASYVLARYRFRGRGAMYALFAAGLMFPASVAITPLYLLVKNLGIVNTLPGVILPQIAFGLPTTIIILVPFLRAIPKELEEAAAIDRCSRLGFFWRIVLPLSVPGLITTGILAFIASWNSYLLPLFILNDPDTFTLPLGVQAFASVYSVDTAKVLAFTSLSMIPALVFFSLFERRIVGGLTGAVKG; encoded by the coding sequence ATGGTCAGCATCGCTTCGCCCCGCCCCAGACCCCGATCCCGGTCGGACCACACGTGGGGCAACCCGATCGTCTACCTCGCCGCGTTGCTGCTGGTCGGCATCATGCTCGGGCCGGTCGTCTACATCATCGTCGGCGGGTTCCGGACCAACTCGCAGATCACCGTCGACCCGGCCGGCCTGCCCCATCCGTGGGTGATCGGCAACTACACCGACGTGCTCACCAGCAGCTCGTTCTGGCGCCAGGTCGGCAACTCGACGGTGGTGGCCGGCGCCACGACCATCGGCGTCGTGGCGCTCGGGGTGATGGCCAGCTACGTCCTGGCCCGCTACCGGTTCCGGGGCCGCGGCGCGATGTACGCGCTGTTCGCCGCCGGCCTGATGTTCCCGGCGTCGGTGGCCATCACCCCGCTGTACCTGCTGGTGAAGAACCTGGGGATCGTGAACACGCTGCCCGGGGTGATCCTGCCGCAGATCGCCTTCGGACTGCCGACCACGATCATCATCCTGGTGCCGTTCCTGCGGGCGATCCCCAAGGAGCTGGAGGAGGCCGCGGCCATCGACCGGTGCAGCCGGCTCGGCTTCTTCTGGCGGATCGTGCTGCCGCTGTCGGTGCCCGGCCTGATCACCACCGGGATCCTGGCGTTCATCGCCAGCTGGAACAGCTACCTGCTGCCGCTGTTCATCCTCAACGACCCGGACACGTTCACGCTGCCGCTGGGTGTGCAGGCGTTCGCGTCGGTGTACTCGGTGGACACCGCCAAGGTCCTCGCGTTCACGTCGCTGTCGATGATCCCGGCCCTGGTCTTCTTCAGCCTCTTCGAACGCCGCATCGTCGGCGGCCTCACCGGCGCGGTCAAGGGGTGA
- a CDS encoding carbohydrate ABC transporter permease, whose translation MVADQVRDGGGVQTPPPLRPRRRGLGWAQRGEIALLTGPAILMFVGFVIVPVLMAAYYGFYRWKGFGPPTNFVGLDNYVTILQDQAFREALWHNALILVLSLVLQGPIAIVLALLLNQRIRGRSVIRVLIFVPYVIAEVIVGTAWALLLQTNGAVNGVLKSLGLAGLTQDWLANPKLAIWTLMLILTWKYVGFAVILFLAGMQNIPEELSEAAAVDGATYWQTQRRIVLPLLGPTIRIWAFLSIIGALQLFDLVYIIWGQYVASTAGTSTMVTYLVNEGRNAGNYGYGNAVAVVLFIVSMVIALLYQRFVLRRDTEGALTGGR comes from the coding sequence ATGGTCGCCGACCAGGTACGCGACGGCGGTGGCGTGCAGACGCCGCCGCCGTTGCGGCCCCGCCGGCGCGGCCTCGGCTGGGCCCAGCGCGGCGAGATCGCGCTGCTCACCGGGCCGGCGATCCTGATGTTCGTCGGCTTCGTGATCGTCCCGGTACTGATGGCCGCCTACTACGGCTTCTACCGGTGGAAGGGGTTCGGGCCACCGACCAACTTCGTCGGGCTGGACAACTACGTCACGATCCTGCAGGACCAGGCGTTCCGCGAGGCGCTCTGGCACAACGCCCTGATCCTGGTGCTCTCGCTGGTCCTTCAAGGGCCGATCGCGATCGTCCTGGCTCTGCTGCTCAACCAGCGGATCCGGGGGCGGTCGGTGATCCGGGTGCTGATCTTCGTGCCGTACGTGATCGCCGAGGTGATCGTCGGGACGGCGTGGGCGCTGCTGCTGCAGACGAACGGGGCGGTCAACGGCGTACTGAAATCGCTTGGTCTTGCGGGTTTGACCCAGGACTGGCTGGCGAATCCGAAACTCGCCATCTGGACCCTGATGTTGATCCTGACCTGGAAGTACGTCGGCTTCGCGGTGATCCTGTTCCTGGCCGGCATGCAGAACATCCCGGAGGAGCTGTCCGAGGCCGCCGCGGTGGACGGCGCGACCTACTGGCAGACCCAGCGGCGGATCGTGCTGCCGCTGCTCGGGCCGACCATCCGGATCTGGGCGTTCCTGTCGATCATCGGCGCCCTGCAGCTGTTCGACCTGGTGTACATCATCTGGGGCCAGTACGTGGCGTCCACCGCCGGCACCTCGACGATGGTCACGTACCTGGTCAACGAGGGACGCAACGCGGGCAACTACGGCTACGGCAACGCGGTCGCCGTCGTCCTGTTCATCGTCTCCATGGTCATAGCGCTGCTGTACCAGCGCTTCGTTCTGCGCCGGGACACCGAGGGCGCACTCACCGGAGGCCGCTAG
- a CDS encoding ABC transporter substrate-binding protein translates to MTPKKTLAVAAVLALSALGMTACGGDDDGGTTAGGDVTMQLWQNSTTGPGKAFWDKTAADFHTAHPNVTIKVQSIQNEDLDGKLQTALNSGSAPDIFLQRGGGKMAAMVEAGQLKDITDGINADTKQAVSEAALKTAQIDGKAYAIPVSILPGGLWYSKDLFQKAGVTTPPATLDELNAAVTKLKAGGTPIALGGKDAWPAAHWYYFFALRACSQATLDATAKSKTFDDPCWTKAGEDLKAFVDTKPFNDGFLTTSAQQGAGSSAGLVANHKASMELMGAWDPGVIASLTKDTKPLPDLGFFPFPSVPGGQGDPAAVMGGADGYSCSAKAPKECVDFLNYIVTKDVQEAYYKAFNSLPVNKAAQGTITEDYLKAVLDAYNKAPYVSQWLDTVYGQNVGNALNVGVVNLLAGKGDVAGIIKAVNDAAKKG, encoded by the coding sequence ATGACACCGAAAAAGACCCTGGCCGTGGCGGCCGTGCTGGCGCTGAGCGCGCTCGGCATGACCGCCTGCGGCGGCGATGACGACGGCGGCACCACCGCGGGTGGCGACGTCACGATGCAGCTGTGGCAGAACTCCACGACCGGGCCGGGCAAGGCGTTCTGGGACAAGACCGCGGCCGACTTCCACACCGCTCACCCGAACGTGACGATCAAGGTGCAGTCGATCCAGAACGAGGACCTGGACGGCAAGCTGCAGACCGCGCTGAACTCCGGCTCCGCGCCGGACATCTTCCTGCAGCGCGGCGGCGGCAAGATGGCCGCGATGGTCGAGGCCGGCCAGCTCAAGGACATCACCGACGGGATCAACGCGGACACCAAGCAGGCCGTGAGCGAGGCCGCGCTCAAGACCGCGCAGATCGACGGCAAGGCGTACGCGATCCCGGTCTCGATCCTGCCCGGCGGTCTCTGGTACAGCAAAGACCTGTTCCAGAAGGCCGGCGTGACCACTCCCCCGGCCACCCTGGACGAGCTCAACGCCGCGGTGACCAAGCTCAAGGCCGGCGGCACCCCGATCGCGCTCGGCGGCAAGGACGCCTGGCCGGCCGCGCACTGGTACTACTTCTTCGCGCTGCGCGCCTGCAGCCAGGCCACGCTCGACGCGACCGCCAAGAGCAAGACCTTCGACGACCCGTGCTGGACCAAGGCCGGCGAGGACCTCAAGGCGTTCGTCGACACCAAGCCGTTCAACGACGGCTTCCTGACCACCTCGGCGCAGCAGGGCGCGGGCAGCTCGGCCGGCCTGGTCGCCAACCACAAGGCGAGCATGGAACTGATGGGCGCCTGGGACCCGGGCGTGATCGCATCGCTGACCAAGGACACCAAGCCCCTGCCCGACCTGGGCTTCTTCCCGTTCCCCTCGGTGCCCGGCGGGCAGGGTGACCCGGCCGCGGTGATGGGCGGCGCGGACGGCTACTCGTGCTCGGCCAAGGCGCCGAAGGAGTGCGTGGACTTCCTCAACTACATCGTCACCAAGGACGTGCAGGAGGCGTACTACAAGGCCTTCAACTCGCTGCCGGTGAACAAGGCGGCCCAGGGCACCATCACCGAGGACTACCTCAAGGCGGTTCTGGACGCCTACAACAAGGCCCCGTACGTGTCGCAGTGGCTGGACACCGTGTACGGGCAGAACGTCGGGAACGCGCTGAACGTCGGCGTGGTCAACCTGCTGGCCGGCAAGGGCGACGTCGCCGGGATCATCAAGGCCGTGAACGACGCGGCCAAGAAGGGCTGA
- a CDS encoding endo-1,4-beta-xylanase, whose protein sequence is MTAAHLGHRSGEVLVTVLDGDGRPLSHREVVVEQRSHAFAFGNIGFDLIALANAETDPLPSAFGSAAPERAVRLAGQWLEVFNTATLPFYWSGFEPEPGRPDTARLHRAATWFAERGCRVKGHPLLWHTLAPDWLRDAPLDEIEATVRARIRREVTDFAGVVGTWDAINEAVIMPVFRNEPRPNAITRLAADRGRVATVRLAFEAARAADPTVTLLINDFDLSTAYENLIENVLDAGIVIDAIGLQSHMHQGYWGEERTREVLDRFARFGLPLHMTETTLLSGELMPPEIEDLNDFQVPSWPSTPEGEQRQADEIVRHYRTLLAHPAVQAVTYWGLTDEGAWLGAPCGLVRADGTPKPAYDALQRLIKQEWWGDPATLRTDHAGQVEVRGFLGDYQLYCAGATVALAITAPGRALTTLHLKGTR, encoded by the coding sequence GTGACAGCAGCCCACCTCGGCCATCGTTCGGGCGAAGTGCTGGTCACCGTGCTCGACGGGGACGGGCGCCCGCTGAGTCACCGCGAGGTCGTCGTCGAGCAGCGCTCGCACGCCTTCGCGTTCGGGAACATCGGCTTCGACCTGATCGCGCTGGCCAACGCCGAGACCGATCCGTTGCCCAGCGCGTTCGGCAGCGCCGCCCCGGAACGGGCGGTGCGGCTGGCCGGCCAGTGGCTGGAGGTCTTCAACACCGCGACGCTGCCGTTCTACTGGAGCGGCTTCGAGCCGGAGCCCGGCCGGCCGGACACCGCGCGCCTGCACCGGGCCGCGACCTGGTTCGCCGAGCGGGGCTGCCGGGTCAAGGGGCACCCGCTGCTCTGGCACACGCTGGCCCCCGACTGGCTGCGCGACGCGCCGCTCGACGAGATCGAGGCGACCGTCCGGGCCCGGATCCGGCGCGAGGTCACCGACTTCGCCGGTGTCGTCGGCACCTGGGACGCGATCAACGAGGCGGTGATCATGCCGGTGTTCCGCAACGAGCCGCGCCCCAACGCGATCACCCGGCTGGCCGCGGACCGGGGGCGGGTGGCGACCGTGCGACTGGCGTTCGAGGCGGCCCGCGCGGCCGATCCGACCGTGACGCTGCTGATCAACGACTTCGACCTGTCCACGGCGTACGAAAATCTGATTGAGAATGTTCTTGATGCCGGCATCGTGATCGACGCCATCGGGCTGCAGAGCCACATGCATCAGGGGTATTGGGGCGAGGAGCGGACGCGCGAGGTCCTCGACCGGTTCGCCCGGTTCGGGCTGCCGCTGCACATGACCGAGACGACGCTGCTCTCCGGCGAGCTGATGCCGCCGGAGATCGAGGACCTCAACGACTTCCAGGTCCCGTCCTGGCCGTCCACGCCGGAGGGCGAGCAGCGGCAGGCCGACGAGATCGTCCGGCACTACCGGACGCTGCTCGCGCACCCGGCGGTGCAGGCGGTCACCTACTGGGGGCTGACCGACGAGGGCGCGTGGCTCGGCGCCCCGTGCGGTCTGGTCCGGGCCGACGGCACCCCGAAACCGGCCTACGACGCGCTGCAGCGCCTGATCAAACAGGAGTGGTGGGGTGATCCGGCGACCCTGCGCACCGATCACGCCGGGCAGGTCGAGGTCCGCGGCTTCCTCGGCGACTACCAGCTCTACTGCGCCGGCGCGACGGTCGCCCTGGCGATCACCGCACCCGGCCGGGCACTGACCACGCTCCACCTGAAAGGCACCCGATGA